Within the Longimicrobiaceae bacterium genome, the region GCCGCCGCCGATGTCGCCCACCAGCACGGTGGGGCAGCCGGCCACGATCACCCCGCCGTGCGCGGTGGGGTCGCCGAGCCGCGCGAACGGCTTTCCCTCCACGAACACGCCCAGCGAGCCCATCACGATGCTGTCGGGTGGG harbors:
- a CDS encoding PAAR domain-containing protein, with the translated sequence PPDSIVMGSLGVFVEGKPFARLGDPTAHGGVIVAGCPTVLVGDIGGGGAGTPQGLALRAAKRNRLPFCEECAKRR